One region of Scophthalmus maximus strain ysfricsl-2021 chromosome 15, ASM2237912v1, whole genome shotgun sequence genomic DNA includes:
- the c15h5orf63 gene encoding glutaredoxin-like protein C5orf63 homolog, whose translation MFFLKTFLLCEPASLQLLRLCSTSTLPILTLFTKDPCPLCDDAKEVLELFKHRFVLQQVDISLPENRVWLDRYRWDIPVFHWNGQLVMKHRVDVPLLDRLLKDAEAPLRPIRSPLHQLT comes from the exons atgtttttcctgaaGACTTTTCTTCTGTGTGAACCTGCATCTCTGCAGCTTCTCAGACTGTGTTCTACCAGCACTTTACCCATTCTCACTCTCTTTACCAAG GATCCCTGTCCTCTCTGTGATGACGCTAAAGAAGTGCTGGAACTGTTCAAACACAGA TTTGTCCTGCAGCAGGTGGACATCAGTCTTCCAGAGAACAGGGTGTGGTTGGACAGGTACAGGTGGGACATACCTGTGTTCCACTGGAACGGACAGTTAGTAATGAAACATCGAGTGGATGTCCCCCTGCTGGACAGACTGCTGAAAGACGCCGAGGCACCAC ttcgaccaatcagatcacccCTTCACCAGCTAACCTGA
- the mipol1 gene encoding mirror-image polydactyly gene 1 protein isoform X1 yields the protein MASSSFSSSRAVDVQFALQRVKRKINNLQQQLSNKETGSESLLTWTLSKELWDSLVDMYPDNPRVNVELRRRLPSPDLHLSDLHLSDRPGTNRSSENSEAPLHLQQPLSSCSPSPLPHSRRSVSSLSSRPSRGAGGMEMDLSPSRGPSPRAQSSRDDKGGGSPVLRGQVGTCDRSFHLDVSTNRRPILDRDQNVSFLLKELDNLRHINHKLLEQLVQKEEELQRRQVEEELREELTEARGWERPSGMASSETPPPSIRQGARIVPPDSDSTVEEVLLAVGHDQLVFASRMNKAVVVFLKDELHVHMLVESGVFIRDIFVQVSPLSAPSTRITVSGVPPFIPNKLLESELRRLASGFRTLSLGCRDVRHVQSLRRQAFMFLDSPTQTLEVSFRVRHGDGHYVVYASSRSMKCFKFGDVGHKRFACPRGGASGPVPWRNLPRALVPRRVPPVGLWFLQLRTMRRRVKQTVTNSPSLLMKIQRDRVRTRTCRCLGLQATLSLQPRLIHNCRNNPPDTSREGQGLSTSQVSGEDMEYDSESDSISTVGATNSYYSLEEVNQFLDETFGRSVRVQEYFEDTDKFIKTVVVLKRKTGFDQLDEKKRFRLKKHITTLRKGQVRNPTHNLQNISLVSLNNWISWTHGGLNIHSPDSTHG from the exons ATGGCGTCCAGcagtttcagcagcagcagagctgtaGACGTCCAGTTCGCTTTacagagagtgaagaggaagatTAACAACCTGCAGCAGCAACTGAGCAACAA AGAAACTGGCTCAGAAAGTCTGTTGACATGGACGTTGAGCAAGGAGCTGTGGGACTCTCTGGTGGACATGTACCCAG atAATCCAAGAGTGAACGTGGAGCTGAGACGACGTCTTCCCTCACCTGACCTCCACCTGTCTGACCTCCACCTGTCTGACAG ACCAGGGACCAATCGGAGCTCAGAAAACAGTGAGG ctcctcttcacctccagcagcctctgagttcctgctctccctcccctctgccccacAGTAG GAGGAGtgtctcctccttgtcctccaggCCTTCCAGAGGTGCAGGGGGGATGGAGATGGACCTTTCCCCCAGCAGAGGCCCTTCTCCCCGGGCACAGAGCAGCAGGGACGACAAGGGAGGTGGAAGTCCTGTTCTCAGAGGACAAGTGGGGACGTGTGACCGCAG TTTCCATCTGGACGTTTCGACCAATCGACGGCCGATTTTAGATCGAGACCAGAACGTGTCGTTTCTATTGAAGGAGCTCGACAACCTGAGGCACATTAAccacaag ctgctggagcagctcgtgcagaaggaggaggagctacaGAGGCGAcaagtggaggaggagctgagggaggagctgaCGGAGGCCAGAGGTTGGGAGAGGCCTTCAG GAATGGCGTCCTCCGAGACGCCACCTCCGTCGATCCGGCAGGGAGCGAGGATCGTCCCGCCGGACAGTGACAGCACCGTGGAGGAAGTCCTGCTGGCTGTCGGACACGACCAGTTGGTCTTTGCCTCGCGGATGAACAAAGCTGTAGTGGTGTTCCTGAAGGACGAGCTGCATGTTCATATGCTGGTCGAGAGCGGAGTGTTCATCCGGGACATCTTCGTGCAGGTGTCCCCGCTGTCAGCTCCCTCCACGCGGATCACCGTGTCTGGGGTTCCTCCGTTCATCCCAAACAAGCTGCTGGAGAGCGAGCTGCGGAGGTTGGCCAGTGGGTTCAGAACGCTGAGCTTGGGATGCAGGGACGTGAGGCACGTCCAGTCCCTGAGGCGACAGGCCTTCATGTTCCTGGACTCGCCCACGCAAACTCTGGAGGTGTCGTTCAGGGTCAGGCACGGTGACGGGCACTACGTGGTGTACGCGAGCTCACGAAGTATGAAGTGCTTCAAGTTTGGAGATGTGGGACACAAACGGTTCGCGTGTCCGCGTGGCGGAGCGTCGGGGCCGGTGCCGTGGCGGAATCTCCCGCGCGCGCTGGTGCCGAGGCGGGTTCCGCCGGTGGGTCTTTGGTTCCTACAGTTGAGGACAATGAGGCGCCGAGTGAAGCAGACAGTAACAAATAGTCCCAGTCTGTTAATGAAGATCCAGAGGGACAGAGTCAGGACAAGGACCTGCAGGTGTCTGGGACTGCAGGCAACTCTCAGTCTGCAGCCGAGGTTGATCCACAACTGCAGGAACAACCCCCCTGACACCTCCAGGGAGGGACAGGGTCTGTCCACCAGCCAGGTCTCAGGCGAGGACATGGAGTACGACTCCGAGTCGGACAGCATCTCCACTGTGGGAGCGACCAACAGCTACTACTCACTAGAGGAGGTGAACCAGTTTCTGGACGAAACCTTCGGCAGGTCTGTTAGAGTGCAGGAGTATTTTGAGGATACGGACAAGTTCATAAAAACTGTGGtcgttttgaaaagaaaaacaggatttgATCAGCTGGACGAAAAGAAGCGGTTCCGcctcaaaaaacacatcaccacACTGAGAAAAG GACAAGTGAGGAACCCCACCCACAATCTTCAAAACATCTCACTAGTATCATTAAACAACTGGATCTCCTGGACACATGGAGGATTAAACATCCACAGTCCAGACAGTACACATGGGTGA
- the mipol1 gene encoding mirror-image polydactyly gene 1 protein isoform X2, giving the protein MASSSFSSSRAVDVQFALQRVKRKINNLQQQLSNKETGSESLLTWTLSKELWDSLVDMYPDNPRVNVELRRRLPSPDLHLSDLHLSDRPGTNRSSENSEASEFLLSLPSAPQRSVSSLSSRPSRGAGGMEMDLSPSRGPSPRAQSSRDDKGGGSPVLRGQVGTCDRSFHLDVSTNRRPILDRDQNVSFLLKELDNLRHINHKLLEQLVQKEEELQRRQVEEELREELTEARGWERPSGMASSETPPPSIRQGARIVPPDSDSTVEEVLLAVGHDQLVFASRMNKAVVVFLKDELHVHMLVESGVFIRDIFVQVSPLSAPSTRITVSGVPPFIPNKLLESELRRLASGFRTLSLGCRDVRHVQSLRRQAFMFLDSPTQTLEVSFRVRHGDGHYVVYASSRSMKCFKFGDVGHKRFACPRGGASGPVPWRNLPRALVPRRVPPVGLWFLQLRTMRRRVKQTVTNSPSLLMKIQRDRVRTRTCRCLGLQATLSLQPRLIHNCRNNPPDTSREGQGLSTSQVSGEDMEYDSESDSISTVGATNSYYSLEEVNQFLDETFGRSVRVQEYFEDTDKFIKTVVVLKRKTGFDQLDEKKRFRLKKHITTLRKGQVRNPTHNLQNISLVSLNNWISWTHGGLNIHSPDSTHG; this is encoded by the exons ATGGCGTCCAGcagtttcagcagcagcagagctgtaGACGTCCAGTTCGCTTTacagagagtgaagaggaagatTAACAACCTGCAGCAGCAACTGAGCAACAA AGAAACTGGCTCAGAAAGTCTGTTGACATGGACGTTGAGCAAGGAGCTGTGGGACTCTCTGGTGGACATGTACCCAG atAATCCAAGAGTGAACGTGGAGCTGAGACGACGTCTTCCCTCACCTGACCTCCACCTGTCTGACCTCCACCTGTCTGACAG ACCAGGGACCAATCGGAGCTCAGAAAACAGTGAGG cctctgagttcctgctctccctcccctctgccccacA GAGGAGtgtctcctccttgtcctccaggCCTTCCAGAGGTGCAGGGGGGATGGAGATGGACCTTTCCCCCAGCAGAGGCCCTTCTCCCCGGGCACAGAGCAGCAGGGACGACAAGGGAGGTGGAAGTCCTGTTCTCAGAGGACAAGTGGGGACGTGTGACCGCAG TTTCCATCTGGACGTTTCGACCAATCGACGGCCGATTTTAGATCGAGACCAGAACGTGTCGTTTCTATTGAAGGAGCTCGACAACCTGAGGCACATTAAccacaag ctgctggagcagctcgtgcagaaggaggaggagctacaGAGGCGAcaagtggaggaggagctgagggaggagctgaCGGAGGCCAGAGGTTGGGAGAGGCCTTCAG GAATGGCGTCCTCCGAGACGCCACCTCCGTCGATCCGGCAGGGAGCGAGGATCGTCCCGCCGGACAGTGACAGCACCGTGGAGGAAGTCCTGCTGGCTGTCGGACACGACCAGTTGGTCTTTGCCTCGCGGATGAACAAAGCTGTAGTGGTGTTCCTGAAGGACGAGCTGCATGTTCATATGCTGGTCGAGAGCGGAGTGTTCATCCGGGACATCTTCGTGCAGGTGTCCCCGCTGTCAGCTCCCTCCACGCGGATCACCGTGTCTGGGGTTCCTCCGTTCATCCCAAACAAGCTGCTGGAGAGCGAGCTGCGGAGGTTGGCCAGTGGGTTCAGAACGCTGAGCTTGGGATGCAGGGACGTGAGGCACGTCCAGTCCCTGAGGCGACAGGCCTTCATGTTCCTGGACTCGCCCACGCAAACTCTGGAGGTGTCGTTCAGGGTCAGGCACGGTGACGGGCACTACGTGGTGTACGCGAGCTCACGAAGTATGAAGTGCTTCAAGTTTGGAGATGTGGGACACAAACGGTTCGCGTGTCCGCGTGGCGGAGCGTCGGGGCCGGTGCCGTGGCGGAATCTCCCGCGCGCGCTGGTGCCGAGGCGGGTTCCGCCGGTGGGTCTTTGGTTCCTACAGTTGAGGACAATGAGGCGCCGAGTGAAGCAGACAGTAACAAATAGTCCCAGTCTGTTAATGAAGATCCAGAGGGACAGAGTCAGGACAAGGACCTGCAGGTGTCTGGGACTGCAGGCAACTCTCAGTCTGCAGCCGAGGTTGATCCACAACTGCAGGAACAACCCCCCTGACACCTCCAGGGAGGGACAGGGTCTGTCCACCAGCCAGGTCTCAGGCGAGGACATGGAGTACGACTCCGAGTCGGACAGCATCTCCACTGTGGGAGCGACCAACAGCTACTACTCACTAGAGGAGGTGAACCAGTTTCTGGACGAAACCTTCGGCAGGTCTGTTAGAGTGCAGGAGTATTTTGAGGATACGGACAAGTTCATAAAAACTGTGGtcgttttgaaaagaaaaacaggatttgATCAGCTGGACGAAAAGAAGCGGTTCCGcctcaaaaaacacatcaccacACTGAGAAAAG GACAAGTGAGGAACCCCACCCACAATCTTCAAAACATCTCACTAGTATCATTAAACAACTGGATCTCCTGGACACATGGAGGATTAAACATCCACAGTCCAGACAGTACACATGGGTGA
- the mipol1 gene encoding mirror-image polydactyly gene 1 protein isoform X3: protein MEMDLSPSRGPSPRAQSSRDDKGGGSPVLRGQVGTCDRSFHLDVSTNRRPILDRDQNVSFLLKELDNLRHINHKLLEQLVQKEEELQRRQVEEELREELTEARGWERPSGMASSETPPPSIRQGARIVPPDSDSTVEEVLLAVGHDQLVFASRMNKAVVVFLKDELHVHMLVESGVFIRDIFVQVSPLSAPSTRITVSGVPPFIPNKLLESELRRLASGFRTLSLGCRDVRHVQSLRRQAFMFLDSPTQTLEVSFRVRHGDGHYVVYASSRSMKCFKFGDVGHKRFACPRGGASGPVPWRNLPRALVPRRVPPVGLWFLQLRTMRRRVKQTVTNSPSLLMKIQRDRVRTRTCRCLGLQATLSLQPRLIHNCRNNPPDTSREGQGLSTSQVSGEDMEYDSESDSISTVGATNSYYSLEEVNQFLDETFGRSVRVQEYFEDTDKFIKTVVVLKRKTGFDQLDEKKRFRLKKHITTLRKGQVRNPTHNLQNISLVSLNNWISWTHGGLNIHSPDSTHG, encoded by the exons ATGGAGATGGACCTTTCCCCCAGCAGAGGCCCTTCTCCCCGGGCACAGAGCAGCAGGGACGACAAGGGAGGTGGAAGTCCTGTTCTCAGAGGACAAGTGGGGACGTGTGACCGCAG TTTCCATCTGGACGTTTCGACCAATCGACGGCCGATTTTAGATCGAGACCAGAACGTGTCGTTTCTATTGAAGGAGCTCGACAACCTGAGGCACATTAAccacaag ctgctggagcagctcgtgcagaaggaggaggagctacaGAGGCGAcaagtggaggaggagctgagggaggagctgaCGGAGGCCAGAGGTTGGGAGAGGCCTTCAG GAATGGCGTCCTCCGAGACGCCACCTCCGTCGATCCGGCAGGGAGCGAGGATCGTCCCGCCGGACAGTGACAGCACCGTGGAGGAAGTCCTGCTGGCTGTCGGACACGACCAGTTGGTCTTTGCCTCGCGGATGAACAAAGCTGTAGTGGTGTTCCTGAAGGACGAGCTGCATGTTCATATGCTGGTCGAGAGCGGAGTGTTCATCCGGGACATCTTCGTGCAGGTGTCCCCGCTGTCAGCTCCCTCCACGCGGATCACCGTGTCTGGGGTTCCTCCGTTCATCCCAAACAAGCTGCTGGAGAGCGAGCTGCGGAGGTTGGCCAGTGGGTTCAGAACGCTGAGCTTGGGATGCAGGGACGTGAGGCACGTCCAGTCCCTGAGGCGACAGGCCTTCATGTTCCTGGACTCGCCCACGCAAACTCTGGAGGTGTCGTTCAGGGTCAGGCACGGTGACGGGCACTACGTGGTGTACGCGAGCTCACGAAGTATGAAGTGCTTCAAGTTTGGAGATGTGGGACACAAACGGTTCGCGTGTCCGCGTGGCGGAGCGTCGGGGCCGGTGCCGTGGCGGAATCTCCCGCGCGCGCTGGTGCCGAGGCGGGTTCCGCCGGTGGGTCTTTGGTTCCTACAGTTGAGGACAATGAGGCGCCGAGTGAAGCAGACAGTAACAAATAGTCCCAGTCTGTTAATGAAGATCCAGAGGGACAGAGTCAGGACAAGGACCTGCAGGTGTCTGGGACTGCAGGCAACTCTCAGTCTGCAGCCGAGGTTGATCCACAACTGCAGGAACAACCCCCCTGACACCTCCAGGGAGGGACAGGGTCTGTCCACCAGCCAGGTCTCAGGCGAGGACATGGAGTACGACTCCGAGTCGGACAGCATCTCCACTGTGGGAGCGACCAACAGCTACTACTCACTAGAGGAGGTGAACCAGTTTCTGGACGAAACCTTCGGCAGGTCTGTTAGAGTGCAGGAGTATTTTGAGGATACGGACAAGTTCATAAAAACTGTGGtcgttttgaaaagaaaaacaggatttgATCAGCTGGACGAAAAGAAGCGGTTCCGcctcaaaaaacacatcaccacACTGAGAAAAG GACAAGTGAGGAACCCCACCCACAATCTTCAAAACATCTCACTAGTATCATTAAACAACTGGATCTCCTGGACACATGGAGGATTAAACATCCACAGTCCAGACAGTACACATGGGTGA
- the mipol1 gene encoding mirror-image polydactyly gene 1 protein isoform X6, translating to MASSETPPPSIRQGARIVPPDSDSTVEEVLLAVGHDQLVFASRMNKAVVVFLKDELHVHMLVESGVFIRDIFVQVSPLSAPSTRITVSGVPPFIPNKLLESELRRLASGFRTLSLGCRDVRHVQSLRRQAFMFLDSPTQTLEVSFRVRHGDGHYVVYASSRSMKCFKFGDVGHKRFACPRGGASGPVPWRNLPRALVPRRVPPVGLWFLQLRTMRRRVKQTVTNSPSLLMKIQRDRVRTRTCRCLGLQATLSLQPRLIHNCRNNPPDTSREGQGLSTSQVSGEDMEYDSESDSISTVGATNSYYSLEEVNQFLDETFGRSVRVQEYFEDTDKFIKTVVVLKRKTGFDQLDEKKRFRLKKHITTLRKGQVRNPTHNLQNISLVSLNNWISWTHGGLNIHSPDSTHG from the exons ATGGCGTCCTCCGAGACGCCACCTCCGTCGATCCGGCAGGGAGCGAGGATCGTCCCGCCGGACAGTGACAGCACCGTGGAGGAAGTCCTGCTGGCTGTCGGACACGACCAGTTGGTCTTTGCCTCGCGGATGAACAAAGCTGTAGTGGTGTTCCTGAAGGACGAGCTGCATGTTCATATGCTGGTCGAGAGCGGAGTGTTCATCCGGGACATCTTCGTGCAGGTGTCCCCGCTGTCAGCTCCCTCCACGCGGATCACCGTGTCTGGGGTTCCTCCGTTCATCCCAAACAAGCTGCTGGAGAGCGAGCTGCGGAGGTTGGCCAGTGGGTTCAGAACGCTGAGCTTGGGATGCAGGGACGTGAGGCACGTCCAGTCCCTGAGGCGACAGGCCTTCATGTTCCTGGACTCGCCCACGCAAACTCTGGAGGTGTCGTTCAGGGTCAGGCACGGTGACGGGCACTACGTGGTGTACGCGAGCTCACGAAGTATGAAGTGCTTCAAGTTTGGAGATGTGGGACACAAACGGTTCGCGTGTCCGCGTGGCGGAGCGTCGGGGCCGGTGCCGTGGCGGAATCTCCCGCGCGCGCTGGTGCCGAGGCGGGTTCCGCCGGTGGGTCTTTGGTTCCTACAGTTGAGGACAATGAGGCGCCGAGTGAAGCAGACAGTAACAAATAGTCCCAGTCTGTTAATGAAGATCCAGAGGGACAGAGTCAGGACAAGGACCTGCAGGTGTCTGGGACTGCAGGCAACTCTCAGTCTGCAGCCGAGGTTGATCCACAACTGCAGGAACAACCCCCCTGACACCTCCAGGGAGGGACAGGGTCTGTCCACCAGCCAGGTCTCAGGCGAGGACATGGAGTACGACTCCGAGTCGGACAGCATCTCCACTGTGGGAGCGACCAACAGCTACTACTCACTAGAGGAGGTGAACCAGTTTCTGGACGAAACCTTCGGCAGGTCTGTTAGAGTGCAGGAGTATTTTGAGGATACGGACAAGTTCATAAAAACTGTGGtcgttttgaaaagaaaaacaggatttgATCAGCTGGACGAAAAGAAGCGGTTCCGcctcaaaaaacacatcaccacACTGAGAAAAG GACAAGTGAGGAACCCCACCCACAATCTTCAAAACATCTCACTAGTATCATTAAACAACTGGATCTCCTGGACACATGGAGGATTAAACATCCACAGTCCAGACAGTACACATGGGTGA